In one window of Streptomyces griseus subsp. griseus DNA:
- a CDS encoding phytanoyl-CoA dioxygenase family protein, which yields MTTEQHSPRRRRFDLFGFEVFRGLLAGCADDAFADVEAALASGGNVRGSRERRAVPGFLGRSAALSQGCADVRLEALAAELLGGPCVYLYGDASEIHGDTYWHSDTEGTDDGASRTTEGSSARLVKFVLYDTALDGPNGALRLLPGSHRAPAAYPTTDLAPEDLPAQVLPVEPGDVIAFDPRVRHAALGGVVRRQIAVAFARRTEHASAQQQLMSLVMADKTVV from the coding sequence ATGACCACCGAGCAGCACTCACCGCGTCGACGGAGGTTCGACCTCTTCGGCTTCGAGGTCTTCCGGGGACTGCTCGCCGGATGCGCCGACGACGCCTTCGCCGATGTGGAGGCGGCACTCGCATCCGGCGGCAACGTCCGCGGCTCCCGGGAGCGCAGGGCCGTCCCGGGATTCCTGGGCCGCTCCGCCGCCCTGTCCCAGGGATGCGCCGACGTCCGCCTGGAGGCCTTGGCCGCTGAACTGCTCGGCGGTCCCTGTGTCTACCTCTACGGCGACGCGAGCGAGATCCACGGTGACACCTACTGGCACTCCGACACCGAGGGAACGGACGACGGCGCCTCCCGCACGACGGAGGGGTCGTCGGCGCGGCTGGTGAAGTTCGTCCTCTACGACACGGCTCTCGACGGCCCCAACGGTGCGCTGCGCCTGCTGCCGGGAAGCCACCGGGCCCCCGCCGCCTACCCCACCACCGACCTCGCCCCCGAAGATCTGCCGGCCCAGGTCCTGCCGGTCGAACCGGGAGACGTCATAGCGTTCGACCCACGCGTCCGCCACGCCGCGCTGGGCGGGGTGGTCCGCCGTCAGATCGCTGTGGCCTTCGCTCGCAGGACGGAACACGCGTCGGCACAGCAACAGTTGATGAGCCTCGTGATGGCGGACAAGACCGTGGTCTGA
- a CDS encoding phytanoyl-CoA dioxygenase family protein yields the protein MTSTPHLLLERFGFCVLPGAALPLLPDLEGAFAALLPEEEAPAAERRTRFHAVEHAPGMAVAGRVPALDDLLSRTGAASMVTSDVNVLVGDSYWHSDGFYAEGLYLRAVVYGEPTDADTGALRVIPGSHRVEGGWQGEPVRQLMRHDQALGLRGDQVPATVLPTDPGDVIVFNTNVLHSAWNGGRRRQWAWNFARQPVTASERTAASQYVLNRFVSGTVRFT from the coding sequence GTGACCTCCACCCCCCACCTCCTGCTGGAGCGGTTCGGCTTCTGCGTGCTGCCGGGCGCCGCTCTGCCCCTGCTGCCGGATCTCGAAGGGGCGTTCGCAGCACTGCTGCCCGAGGAGGAGGCGCCGGCCGCGGAGCGCCGCACGCGCTTCCACGCGGTCGAGCACGCTCCCGGGATGGCCGTCGCCGGACGCGTCCCCGCGCTGGACGACCTCCTGTCCCGCACAGGGGCCGCCTCCATGGTCACCAGCGACGTCAACGTCCTGGTCGGAGACTCGTACTGGCACTCCGACGGCTTCTACGCGGAGGGACTGTATCTGCGCGCCGTCGTCTACGGGGAACCCACGGACGCCGACACCGGTGCGCTGCGGGTCATCCCCGGCTCGCACCGGGTCGAGGGAGGGTGGCAGGGCGAGCCGGTACGGCAGTTGATGCGGCACGACCAGGCGCTCGGACTGCGCGGCGACCAGGTCCCCGCCACCGTGCTCCCCACCGACCCCGGCGACGTCATCGTCTTCAACACCAACGTCCTGCACTCCGCCTGGAACGGCGGCCGGCGTCGGCAGTGGGCGTGGAACTTCGCCCGGCAGCCGGTCACGGCCTCCGAACGGACGGCCGCCTCGCAGTACGTCCTGAACCGGTTCGTGAGCGGAACAGTGAGGTTCACCTGA
- a CDS encoding aldo/keto reductase gives MTRVVLGTMRTSGNFNSLMVVDRDTHRAAEVVRMARKLNLDGVDTAPIYARTLAESDLGELCPDLPVWTKVGVDVRTPLPTLDYSLPTMAATLADSGQRLRRSSVDCVLVHNPPIEVFRTFDWPEMHRLLVQEGPARDLGVSVLDPSEIALVADVGTPLVTMVETAVLERHPELAPRLRDAGHRLVLRSLFAGGRSIRTLPAERRAQAVTERLTALTAAFDPWAVVIAPRTPEQFADYLPAVEQLRAETSP, from the coding sequence ATGACACGCGTAGTCCTGGGCACCATGCGGACCTCGGGCAACTTCAACAGCCTGATGGTCGTCGACCGCGACACCCACCGGGCCGCCGAGGTCGTGCGGATGGCTCGCAAGCTGAACCTGGACGGGGTGGACACCGCACCGATCTACGCCCGCACGCTCGCCGAGAGCGACCTCGGCGAGCTCTGCCCCGACCTGCCGGTGTGGACCAAGGTGGGGGTGGACGTCCGTACCCCGTTGCCCACGCTCGACTACAGTCTGCCCACCATGGCCGCCACCTTGGCCGACTCCGGCCAACGCCTGCGGCGCTCGTCGGTCGACTGCGTCCTGGTCCACAATCCGCCGATCGAGGTCTTCAGGACGTTCGACTGGCCCGAGATGCACCGTCTCCTCGTGCAGGAGGGACCGGCCCGGGACCTGGGCGTCTCCGTGCTGGACCCCTCCGAGATCGCGCTGGTCGCGGACGTCGGCACTCCGCTGGTGACCATGGTCGAGACAGCCGTCCTGGAGCGGCATCCGGAGCTCGCACCCCGGCTCCGCGACGCCGGGCACAGGCTGGTCCTGAGAAGCCTCTTCGCCGGTGGCCGCTCCATCCGGACCCTGCCCGCGGAACGCCGGGCCCAGGCCGTGACCGAGCGCCTGACCGCGCTCACGGCCGCGTTCGACCCGTGGGCCGTGGTCATCGCCCCCAGGACTCCGGAGCAGTTCGCCGACTACCTCCCCGCCGTCGAGCAGCTGCGCGCGGAGACCTCCCCGTGA
- a CDS encoding radical SAM protein encodes MTDQLVRGDRNPATAETTSHPPVTGLLVAVDERCDLGCKFCLRADVGRAALDLPTYARALSRCKELGATSVCLTGGEPTDHPDFRELVRVAVQFGYACSVVTAAREGRRLDALASVAGLLSHVTVSADSLGAQRVGATERTITGSAAVFDALGHGRASLHVTVWELEDADLEAMAAIDAAFGVEFELSPLLLTDHQLKKATPEAVRSRYAGDLAALRDRFGLSDRFTDALAALDRSLAGTLDRTCSSDRLYLSPRGALRRCPYDRKSEVDIRLSRKAVADGVRALHASPSAVGSRCALLCGE; translated from the coding sequence GTGACCGACCAACTCGTCCGGGGCGACCGGAACCCCGCCACGGCGGAGACGACGTCGCACCCCCCGGTGACCGGGCTCCTGGTCGCCGTCGACGAACGGTGCGACCTGGGCTGCAAGTTCTGCCTGCGTGCCGATGTCGGCCGCGCCGCGCTGGACCTTCCCACCTACGCCCGCGCCCTGTCCCGCTGCAAGGAGCTGGGGGCCACCTCGGTCTGCCTCACCGGTGGCGAGCCCACGGACCACCCGGACTTCAGGGAACTGGTCAGGGTGGCCGTCCAGTTCGGCTACGCCTGCTCCGTGGTCACCGCGGCCCGCGAAGGGCGCCGGCTCGACGCCTTGGCGTCCGTGGCGGGCCTGCTCTCCCATGTCACGGTCTCGGCGGACAGCCTGGGCGCGCAGCGGGTCGGAGCCACCGAAAGGACCATCACGGGCAGCGCCGCGGTGTTCGACGCGCTCGGTCACGGCCGCGCCAGTCTGCACGTCACCGTGTGGGAACTGGAGGACGCCGACCTGGAGGCGATGGCCGCCATCGACGCGGCCTTCGGGGTGGAGTTCGAGCTGAGCCCCCTGCTGCTCACAGACCATCAGCTCAAGAAGGCGACCCCCGAGGCGGTACGTAGCCGCTACGCGGGCGATCTGGCGGCGCTGCGGGATCGATTCGGCCTCTCGGACCGCTTCACCGACGCACTCGCCGCCCTGGACCGCAGCCTTGCCGGCACGCTGGACCGCACCTGCTCCAGCGACCGGCTCTACCTCTCCCCGCGAGGCGCGCTGCGCCGCTGTCCGTACGACAGGAAGAGCGAGGTCGACATCCGGCTGTCGCGCAAGGCCGTGGCCGACGGGGTGCGAGCCCTCCACGCGTCGCCTTCCGCGGTCGGGTCCCGTTGCGCACTGCTCTGTGGAGAGTGA
- a CDS encoding radical SAM protein, with protein sequence MDKATTRPVERAWDRYFLFDLGESAAIFDPVRLETVYLDAAETRAVREGDDGRIAETLSEYGFTPGNGDAVDLPGDVVNHLAHLGISGQPSHIAGYRIVVTDKCNMKCSYCFVDTNTGAPDLTEEDLRLGLDLLFEVNRGRPEVTYQWFGGEPTIRPDLMMAGDHYARELAEKFDVGSIQPTVVTNGAKINDDLIAHFKEFRYGVGVSIDGPPPTNSNERLLLSGKPADERIHRNIQRMLEAGIHVGANVTPTQWNVHELPEIVDYILSLGIKFLYVNTPIPAHGTWIAHGPELARNLYQARMRALSRGGMLFSHLDRIYQALDSRRPRVFEHLQGCGGVNAALLPGGRISLLDLNWRDPRFIFTLDQIRKDHSLLGRAAKDLHPFDGCKTCPALAICGGPSQNERLLRRTQIPTDDFCGFFNEGLALAVADNTALQ encoded by the coding sequence ATGGACAAGGCGACGACTCGGCCGGTCGAACGGGCATGGGATCGGTATTTCCTGTTCGACCTCGGCGAGAGTGCAGCGATCTTCGACCCGGTCCGGTTGGAGACGGTGTACCTCGACGCCGCGGAGACCCGCGCGGTGCGCGAGGGCGACGACGGGCGGATCGCGGAAACACTCTCGGAGTACGGGTTCACCCCCGGAAACGGAGACGCCGTGGACCTTCCCGGCGATGTCGTGAACCACCTGGCACACCTGGGGATCAGCGGTCAGCCGAGCCACATCGCCGGATACCGCATTGTGGTGACGGACAAGTGCAACATGAAGTGCTCGTACTGTTTCGTCGACACCAATACGGGAGCACCGGACCTGACCGAGGAGGACTTGCGTCTCGGTCTCGACCTGCTGTTCGAAGTGAATCGGGGACGGCCGGAGGTCACTTACCAGTGGTTCGGCGGTGAGCCGACCATCCGGCCGGACCTGATGATGGCGGGCGACCACTACGCCCGCGAACTCGCCGAGAAATTCGACGTCGGCAGCATCCAGCCGACGGTCGTGACCAACGGGGCGAAGATCAACGATGATCTGATAGCCCACTTCAAGGAATTCCGGTACGGCGTCGGGGTCTCCATCGACGGCCCGCCGCCGACCAACTCCAACGAACGGCTGCTCCTGTCGGGCAAGCCCGCCGACGAGCGCATCCACCGCAATATCCAGCGGATGCTGGAAGCCGGCATCCACGTCGGCGCGAACGTCACCCCCACGCAGTGGAACGTGCACGAACTGCCCGAGATCGTGGACTACATCCTGTCGCTGGGCATCAAGTTCCTCTACGTGAACACGCCGATCCCCGCCCACGGCACCTGGATCGCCCACGGTCCGGAGTTGGCGCGCAACCTCTACCAGGCGCGTATGCGGGCCCTCTCGCGCGGCGGCATGCTCTTCTCCCACCTCGACCGCATCTACCAGGCGCTGGACTCCCGTCGCCCGCGGGTCTTCGAGCACCTCCAGGGATGCGGCGGCGTCAACGCGGCCCTGCTCCCCGGCGGCCGCATCAGCCTGCTCGACCTCAACTGGCGGGACCCACGCTTCATCTTCACCCTCGACCAGATCCGTAAGGACCACTCGCTGCTCGGGCGGGCCGCGAAGGACCTGCACCCCTTCGACGGCTGCAAGACCTGCCCGGCGCTCGCGATCTGCGGCGGTCCCTCGCAGAACGAACGGCTGCTGCGCCGCACCCAGATCCCCACCGACGACTTCTGCGGCTTCTTCAACGAGGGTCTCGCCCTCGCCGTCGCGGACAACACCGCACTTCAGTGA
- a CDS encoding non-ribosomal peptide synthetase, whose protein sequence is MAGKSRSLIAEIFSEQVAARADHPAVLCEGRRLTYARLDQESDLIAARLAESGVGDGDIVGIALRRSELCAVVWLAVAKVNGVCLWLDPDYPADRLAFMIADAAPTVLVIAPDADGATRELAEGLRTVTVGPAFADAGPLAPDTARSLPPRRTAPAQSAAYVIYTSGTTGRPKGTILTSTGLRSLLATAVQGFGAGRDSRVLQFTSMSFDVAFLEMSMALLLGGTLVVVPGERRVAEPAFLELLREQRVTHAALPPAFLELLPEESPLPDGLTIMTGADKVPLSLAGRWARRARVVACYGLTEATVNSTLWDYDASWDGAVAPLGTEDPGTVAHLLDDSLRPVPAGQPGELYLGGDGLARGYLHRPALTAERFVADPYGAPGARMYRTGDRAVRHGSGVLEFLGRVDGQLKIRGHRIEPTDVESVLLRHPSVAQAVVTSHDDTTGGAELAAYVVPAEGAEIDARELRRHVARTLPPYMVPSLLVPVSGLATLPSGKLDRRAVLRTSAAHLPAEAGEAGEEALRQLLSAVLGCDEEEFDDGFDFVALGGHSLTAMRLATECRRLFGREPSMRDVFAARRAGDLLACLASSGPDRPRPGRRGGEPVLLSHEQERLWLLEALSGGGTHYHVPWAWQVHGDLDPEALRGALEDLAACHDILRTRFPAVDGTPRQEILPPQGYTPDYAVLPVDGQDLSAALEEAARESFDLATRPPWRVRVLTAPDTPPTVLICLHHMVVDDWSVDRLATQLEQAYAARLDPGLAPPARPALQFADFSTWQRRVHDTPTEGPESGGVGFWREFLRGVPVESGVPLDRVRPDVPVVRGERLVRRWSDERHAGVRELARAAGSSVYMVVHAALAAVLAESGAGPDVVVGCPVSTRRGEGLEDVVGFFVNTVALRCDVGGDVSFGELLVRVRDADLGAFDRGDVPFNRVVEAVNPPRHPSRNPLFQVLLAQQHHVGRAPGLGDAPGTPLPVSTGKAIFDMAIDFQELPGGGMELTVEFGAEVLDRSTVGAVVDGMERLLDGAVAGEERVIRAVQRVPSVTEGASEAEPGVVAGEETVAVLRRLFSEVLDQPDVRDEDSFFDLGGHSLTAMRLINAIERELGVRPRVAALFGHPTPAGLARHLPADPSAPPELGGSAPGRGPVPLSYEQERLWILEAMSGVGTLYHVPWAWRTRGPLDTAALRGAMEDLATGHAILRTRFPQVDGVPVQDVLPPGRSPLDFAELSTDEEKVADAVAAAARSTFRLEDEPPLRVRVFRLQDDDHVILMCLHHLITDDRSMPRLAAELSRAYAARLRGGPVLSTPAHPQFAEYARWQRRTSRSEPDSADVGFWRGVLRGVPVESGVPLDRVRPDVPVVRGERLVRRWSDERHAGVKELARGAGSSVYMVVHAALAAVLAESGAGPDVVVGCPVSTRRGEELEDVVGFFVNTVALRCDVGGDVSFGELLVRVRDADLGAFDRGDVPFNRVVEAVNPPRHPSRNPLFQVLLAQQHHTRLVPDLDGGAVSTPFPVASGEAAFDLAIAFSELPRGGMELTVEFGAEVLDRSTVGAVVDGMERLLDGAVAGEERVIRAVQRVPSVTEGASEAEPGVVAGEETVAVLRRLFSEVLDQPDVRDEDSFFDLGGHSLTAMRLIARVKEHFGVRVPVRTLMKKPRLMSLAGEIESRADGDVRYR, encoded by the coding sequence ATGGCGGGAAAGAGCCGTTCCCTCATCGCGGAGATCTTCTCCGAACAGGTCGCCGCGCGGGCAGACCATCCCGCCGTGCTCTGCGAGGGACGCCGACTGACCTATGCACGACTCGACCAGGAATCCGATCTGATCGCAGCGCGTCTGGCGGAGAGCGGCGTCGGGGACGGCGACATCGTGGGCATCGCCCTGCGGCGGTCGGAACTCTGTGCCGTGGTCTGGCTGGCGGTCGCGAAGGTCAACGGCGTATGCCTCTGGCTGGATCCTGACTACCCGGCCGATCGGCTCGCCTTCATGATCGCGGACGCGGCGCCCACGGTTCTGGTCATCGCACCGGACGCCGACGGGGCGACGCGTGAGCTGGCCGAAGGCCTGCGCACCGTGACCGTCGGGCCGGCCTTCGCCGACGCCGGACCGCTCGCCCCGGACACCGCGCGCTCCCTGCCTCCGCGCCGGACCGCCCCTGCGCAGAGCGCGGCCTACGTGATCTACACGTCCGGAACGACCGGACGCCCCAAAGGGACGATCCTCACGTCCACCGGTCTGCGGAGTCTGCTGGCCACCGCGGTTCAGGGGTTCGGCGCGGGCCGGGACAGCAGGGTCCTGCAGTTCACGTCGATGAGCTTCGACGTGGCCTTCCTGGAGATGTCCATGGCTCTCCTGCTCGGTGGAACGCTCGTCGTGGTCCCCGGTGAACGCCGGGTGGCCGAACCGGCCTTCCTCGAACTGCTCCGCGAACAGCGCGTCACCCATGCGGCGTTGCCGCCGGCCTTTCTCGAACTGCTGCCGGAGGAGAGCCCTCTGCCCGATGGCCTCACCATCATGACGGGCGCCGACAAGGTGCCGCTGTCCCTGGCCGGCCGCTGGGCACGGCGGGCCAGAGTCGTCGCGTGCTACGGCCTGACCGAGGCCACCGTCAACTCCACCCTCTGGGACTACGACGCCTCCTGGGACGGAGCGGTCGCGCCGCTCGGCACCGAGGACCCCGGCACGGTCGCCCACCTCCTCGACGACTCCCTGCGACCGGTCCCCGCCGGGCAGCCGGGAGAGCTGTACCTCGGTGGTGACGGACTGGCCCGAGGCTACCTCCACCGCCCGGCGCTGACCGCCGAGCGTTTCGTGGCCGACCCCTACGGCGCTCCCGGTGCGCGGATGTACCGCACCGGGGACCGGGCCGTCCGCCACGGCTCCGGGGTCCTGGAGTTCCTCGGCCGGGTCGACGGCCAGCTGAAGATCCGCGGCCACCGCATCGAGCCGACCGACGTGGAGTCCGTCCTGCTGCGCCACCCTTCGGTCGCCCAGGCCGTCGTCACCTCCCACGACGACACCACGGGCGGCGCGGAGCTGGCGGCGTACGTCGTGCCGGCCGAAGGAGCGGAGATCGACGCCCGGGAGCTGCGTCGTCATGTGGCCCGGACGCTGCCTCCCTACATGGTGCCCAGCCTCCTGGTCCCGGTGTCCGGTCTGGCGACGCTGCCGAGTGGCAAGCTCGACCGGCGCGCCGTCCTCCGGACGTCCGCGGCGCATCTGCCCGCCGAGGCCGGTGAAGCCGGTGAGGAGGCTCTGCGGCAACTCCTTTCGGCCGTGCTCGGCTGCGACGAGGAGGAGTTCGACGACGGATTCGACTTCGTCGCGCTCGGAGGCCACTCGCTGACAGCCATGCGGCTCGCCACCGAGTGCCGACGGCTGTTCGGGCGCGAACCGTCGATGCGGGACGTCTTCGCCGCCCGCCGGGCAGGCGACCTCCTGGCCTGTCTCGCCAGCAGTGGTCCGGACCGGCCGCGGCCGGGTCGACGAGGGGGTGAACCCGTCCTCCTCTCCCACGAGCAGGAAAGGCTCTGGCTGCTGGAGGCACTGTCGGGCGGTGGCACGCACTACCACGTGCCCTGGGCCTGGCAGGTGCACGGCGACCTGGACCCGGAAGCCCTGCGCGGCGCGCTGGAGGATCTGGCCGCCTGCCACGACATCCTGCGCACCCGCTTCCCGGCCGTGGACGGTACCCCGCGCCAGGAGATCCTCCCGCCGCAGGGATACACCCCGGACTACGCCGTTCTTCCGGTCGACGGACAGGACCTGAGCGCCGCGCTGGAGGAGGCCGCCCGGGAGTCCTTCGACCTGGCGACCCGGCCCCCGTGGCGCGTCCGGGTCCTCACCGCGCCCGACACCCCGCCGACGGTCCTGATCTGCCTGCACCACATGGTCGTCGACGACTGGTCCGTCGACCGGCTGGCGACGCAGCTTGAGCAGGCGTACGCGGCCCGGCTCGATCCGGGACTCGCACCCCCGGCCCGCCCGGCGCTCCAGTTCGCGGACTTCAGCACCTGGCAGCGGCGCGTCCACGACACCCCCACGGAAGGCCCCGAGAGCGGTGGTGTGGGTTTCTGGCGGGAATTCTTGCGTGGTGTGCCGGTGGAGTCGGGGGTGCCGTTGGATCGGGTGCGGCCCGATGTGCCGGTGGTGCGGGGGGAGCGGTTGGTCCGGCGGTGGTCGGATGAACGCCACGCTGGGGTGAGGGAGTTGGCGCGGGCAGCGGGGTCGAGTGTGTACATGGTGGTGCACGCGGCGCTGGCGGCGGTGTTGGCGGAGTCGGGGGCGGGTCCGGATGTGGTGGTGGGGTGTCCGGTGTCGACGCGTCGAGGGGAGGGACTGGAGGACGTCGTCGGGTTCTTCGTGAACACGGTCGCCCTGCGGTGTGACGTCGGCGGTGACGTGTCGTTCGGTGAGCTGTTGGTGCGGGTGAGGGATGCGGATCTGGGTGCGTTCGATCGGGGTGATGTGCCGTTCAACCGTGTGGTGGAGGCGGTCAACCCGCCGCGGCATCCGAGCCGTAACCCGCTCTTCCAGGTACTCCTCGCCCAACAGCACCACGTGGGCCGCGCCCCCGGACTTGGAGACGCGCCCGGTACCCCCCTCCCGGTCAGCACCGGCAAGGCCATCTTCGACATGGCCATCGACTTCCAGGAACTTCCCGGCGGGGGGATGGAGTTGACGGTGGAGTTCGGTGCGGAGGTGTTGGACCGTTCGACGGTCGGAGCGGTGGTGGACGGGATGGAGAGGCTGCTGGACGGTGCGGTGGCCGGGGAGGAGCGGGTGATCCGCGCGGTCCAGCGGGTTCCGTCGGTGACCGAGGGCGCGTCCGAGGCGGAGCCGGGCGTGGTGGCGGGCGAGGAGACGGTCGCCGTGTTGCGGAGGCTGTTCTCCGAGGTGCTGGACCAGCCTGACGTCCGGGACGAGGACAGCTTCTTCGACCTCGGCGGCCACTCGCTCACCGCCATGCGCCTCATCAACGCCATCGAACGCGAACTGGGCGTACGTCCCCGGGTCGCCGCCCTCTTCGGCCACCCGACACCGGCCGGTCTGGCGCGCCACCTCCCGGCCGATCCGTCCGCTCCGCCGGAGCTGGGCGGCTCCGCGCCGGGCCGGGGGCCGGTGCCGCTCTCGTACGAGCAGGAGCGGCTCTGGATCCTGGAGGCGATGTCCGGCGTCGGCACGCTGTACCACGTCCCGTGGGCGTGGCGGACCCGTGGCCCGCTCGATACGGCCGCGCTGCGCGGGGCGATGGAGGATCTGGCGACCGGCCACGCGATCCTGCGCACCCGGTTTCCCCAGGTGGACGGCGTCCCCGTGCAGGATGTCCTTCCCCCCGGCCGTTCGCCGCTGGACTTCGCCGAACTCTCGACCGACGAGGAGAAGGTGGCGGACGCGGTGGCCGCCGCCGCCCGGTCGACCTTCCGCCTGGAGGACGAACCACCCCTCCGTGTCAGAGTGTTCAGGCTCCAGGATGACGACCATGTGATTCTGATGTGCCTGCACCACCTCATCACCGACGACCGGTCGATGCCGCGGCTCGCCGCGGAGCTGTCCCGGGCGTACGCGGCCCGGCTGCGAGGAGGCCCGGTGCTGAGCACCCCCGCTCACCCGCAGTTCGCGGAGTACGCCCGATGGCAGCGCCGTACGTCGCGGAGCGAGCCGGACTCTGCCGATGTGGGTTTTTGGCGGGGGGTTTTGCGTGGTGTGCCGGTGGAGTCGGGGGTGCCGTTGGATCGGGTGCGGCCTGATGTGCCGGTGGTGCGGGGGGAGCGGTTGGTCCGGCGGTGGTCGGATGAACGCCACGCGGGGGTGAAGGAGTTGGCGCGGGGGGCGGGGTCGAGTGTGTACATGGTGGTGCACGCGGCTCTGGCGGCGGTGTTGGCGGAGTCGGGGGCGGGTCCGGATGTGGTGGTGGGGTGTCCGGTGTCGACGCGTCGAGGGGAGGAACTGGAGGACGTCGTCGGGTTCTTCGTGAACACGGTCGCCCTGCGGTGTGACGTCGGCGGTGATGTGTCGTTCGGTGAGCTGTTGGTGCGGGTGAGGGATGCGGATCTGGGAGCGTTCGATCGGGGTGATGTGCCGTTCAACCGTGTGGTGGAGGCGGTCAACCCGCCGCGGCACCCGAGCCGTAACCCGCTCTTCCAGGTACTCCTCGCCCAACAGCACCACACGCGACTGGTTCCCGACCTCGACGGGGGAGCCGTCAGCACGCCGTTTCCTGTCGCCTCCGGCGAAGCCGCCTTCGACCTCGCGATTGCCTTCAGTGAACTTCCCCGTGGGGGGATGGAGTTGACGGTGGAGTTCGGTGCGGAGGTGTTGGACCGTTCGACGGTCGGAGCGGTGGTGGACGGGATGGAGAGGCTGCTGGACGGTGCGGTGGCCGGGGAGGAGCGGGTGATCCGCGCGGTCCAGCGGGTTCCGTCGGTGACCGAGGGCGCGTCCGAGGCGGAGCCGGGCGTGGTGGCGGGCGAGGAGACGGTCGCCGTGTTGCGGAGGCTGTTCTCCGAGGTGCTGGACCAGCCTGACGTCCGGGACGAGGACAGCTTCTTCGACCTCGGCGGCCACTCCCTCACCGCCATGCGCCTCATCGCGCGCGTCAAGGAGCACTTCGGTGTACGCGTTCCCGTGCGCACCTTGATGAAGAAGCCGAGGCTCATGTCGCTGGCCGGCGAGATCGAGTCCCGAGCCGACGGCGACGTCCGGTACCGCTGA